Proteins from one Streptomyces genisteinicus genomic window:
- a CDS encoding WXG100 family type VII secretion target, whose amino-acid sequence MSQGQRLSDQQVIQLEKQLFEKFNSIKGQLTQIQGTIDSLEGQWKGIGAGAFNTKQQEINTSMVRLGNILAKFLEAMSQSRKIKDGTEDDVRAAVQAINVDLGVGTNAAPRSGLAGL is encoded by the coding sequence GTGTCTCAGGGCCAGCGGCTTTCAGACCAGCAAGTCATCCAGCTCGAGAAGCAGCTCTTCGAGAAGTTCAACTCGATCAAGGGCCAGCTCACCCAGATCCAGGGCACGATCGACAGCCTCGAGGGTCAGTGGAAGGGCATCGGCGCCGGGGCCTTCAACACCAAGCAGCAGGAGATCAACACCTCCATGGTGCGCCTCGGCAACATCCTCGCGAAGTTCCTCGAGGCCATGAGCCAGTCGCGCAAGATCAAGGACGGCACCGAGGACGACGTCCGCGCCGCCGTGCAGGCCATCAACGTCGACCTCGGCGTGGGCACCAACGCCGCTCCCCGGTCCGGCCTCGCCGGCCTGTAG
- a CDS encoding DUF6571 family protein — protein sequence MNFDDLHSANFKTLDDTVGDWTSMITKLGELKRDADDGLRKKALKANWAGDNATISREFVGRTSGEFGDAVTQATSIRDIMRDTRDELKTQQRLLKEAIERGRGKHLSVTSSGGGFTVRENPDQKAPGGQEDVTGLRNELQGILDKATEIDTTASTSLKALVDLTDHGFSDAVYKDRDSATAAVKDAERLAAIARKKPEDLTPADFDALNNGLKTHADDPIFAEHFADELGAKGTLDFWAGLNDPRLAYEVGSERVEKYGELQKNLSLTLAQATQADTPEMSRWKVDMVNLGDQPVSKHSGTMGFQVMSNLMRYGDFDDRFLTDYGTRLIETEKKLTDNGRHEPMAWHPMGVDPMLNRTGTDGGYDPMTGFMRALANSPGAATDFFGADFVTKDEDHEFERDTDGDGKNGKVGLSNFEYLFEERDWPKDMDDKGDDSIAGRNYMAMALEAATTGHPAGELPTADTPPHNAEQTRLMESLVHSISEDNKRLTDHGYMSDSMGQIASEYLPDINRATTETNADPNATQAEKEARARIERLFPISGSEAVMDHRDVSRFLLTVGQDPEGYAAVEVGQKAYMANLMDYHLNPDLPPSDRYSDDRQLVVREIAHASGEVSATLNVGRQEATAGDAETADKEYEQSVAMWKSGISGVVGTGIGVGTSFVASPLVGAAAGGAASTVSGMILEGLFMDAEGNAKEGAGAQMGKDWENGLETNIKHTAGAADAAAKAHGLDDPGDIAEYARSGVRDGYDFGGNFSDRVAPELQTNI from the coding sequence GTGAACTTCGACGATCTGCACTCGGCGAACTTCAAGACGCTCGACGACACCGTCGGCGACTGGACGTCGATGATCACCAAGCTCGGCGAGCTGAAGCGCGACGCGGACGATGGTCTCCGGAAGAAGGCGCTCAAGGCGAACTGGGCGGGCGACAACGCCACCATCAGCCGGGAGTTCGTCGGCAGGACGTCCGGGGAGTTCGGCGACGCGGTGACCCAGGCGACCTCGATCCGCGACATCATGCGGGACACGAGGGACGAGCTCAAGACGCAGCAGCGGCTGCTCAAGGAGGCCATCGAGCGCGGCCGGGGCAAGCACCTGTCGGTCACCTCTTCCGGCGGCGGATTCACCGTCCGGGAGAACCCGGACCAGAAGGCGCCCGGCGGGCAGGAGGACGTCACCGGCCTCCGCAACGAGCTCCAGGGGATCCTGGACAAGGCCACCGAGATCGACACCACGGCCTCCACGTCGCTCAAGGCGCTCGTCGACCTCACGGACCACGGGTTCTCCGACGCGGTGTACAAGGACCGCGACTCGGCGACCGCCGCCGTCAAGGACGCCGAGCGCCTGGCGGCCATCGCGAGGAAGAAGCCCGAGGACCTCACCCCGGCCGACTTCGACGCCCTCAACAACGGTCTGAAGACGCACGCCGACGACCCGATCTTCGCCGAGCACTTCGCGGACGAACTGGGGGCCAAGGGCACGCTCGACTTCTGGGCCGGTCTCAACGACCCGCGTCTCGCCTACGAGGTCGGCTCCGAGCGGGTCGAGAAGTACGGCGAACTCCAGAAGAACCTGAGCCTGACCCTCGCCCAGGCCACCCAGGCGGACACCCCCGAGATGTCCCGCTGGAAGGTGGACATGGTCAACCTCGGGGACCAGCCGGTCTCCAAGCACAGCGGCACCATGGGCTTCCAGGTCATGAGCAACCTGATGCGGTACGGCGACTTCGACGACCGGTTCCTCACCGACTACGGCACCAGGCTCATCGAGACCGAGAAGAAGCTGACCGACAACGGCCGGCACGAGCCCATGGCCTGGCACCCGATGGGCGTCGACCCCATGCTCAACCGCACGGGCACCGACGGCGGGTACGACCCGATGACGGGGTTCATGCGGGCGCTCGCCAACAGCCCCGGCGCGGCGACCGACTTCTTCGGCGCCGACTTCGTCACCAAGGACGAAGACCACGAGTTCGAGCGGGACACCGACGGCGACGGCAAGAACGGCAAGGTCGGGCTCAGCAACTTCGAGTACCTCTTCGAGGAGCGGGACTGGCCGAAGGACATGGACGACAAGGGCGACGACAGCATCGCGGGCCGCAACTACATGGCCATGGCGCTGGAGGCGGCGACGACCGGGCACCCGGCGGGCGAACTCCCCACGGCGGACACCCCGCCGCACAACGCCGAGCAGACACGCCTGATGGAGAGCCTTGTCCACTCCATCTCCGAGGACAACAAGCGGCTCACCGACCACGGCTACATGTCCGACAGCATGGGACAGATCGCCTCCGAGTACCTGCCGGACATCAACCGCGCGACGACGGAGACGAACGCGGACCCGAACGCGACCCAGGCCGAGAAGGAAGCCCGCGCGAGGATCGAACGACTGTTTCCGATCTCGGGGAGCGAGGCCGTGATGGATCACCGCGACGTCTCCCGCTTCCTGCTCACCGTCGGCCAGGACCCCGAGGGGTACGCAGCCGTCGAGGTCGGTCAGAAGGCGTACATGGCCAACCTGATGGACTATCACCTCAACCCCGACCTGCCGCCGTCCGATCGGTACTCCGACGATCGACAGCTCGTGGTGCGGGAGATCGCCCATGCCTCCGGCGAGGTGTCCGCCACTCTGAACGTCGGCAGGCAGGAAGCGACAGCCGGAGACGCGGAAACCGCCGACAAGGAATACGAGCAGTCGGTTGCCATGTGGAAGTCCGGAATCTCGGGTGTCGTGGGGACGGGCATTGGCGTCGGTACCTCCTTCGTGGCGAGTCCTCTGGTCGGGGCAGCCGCCGGAGGCGCCGCGTCGACGGTGAGCGGCATGATCCTCGAAGGCCTCTTCATGGACGCCGAGGGCAACGCCAAGGAGGGTGCCGGAGCCCAGATGGGCAAGGACTGGGAGAACGGCCTCGAAACGAACATCAAGCACACAGCCGGCGCCGCCGATGCGGCGGCGAAGGCGCATGGGCTCGACGATCCGGGAGACATCGCGGAGTACGCCCGCTCGGGAGTGCGCGACGGCTACGACTTCGGAGGCAACTTCTCCGACCGGGTGGCTCCGGAGCTCCAGACGAACATCTGA
- a CDS encoding WXG100 family type VII secretion target: MGMNSGDELVVKYDGLDVAATTLGNQAKKLEEDLREIKTAMATVAAGWEGEAHNAYVQEQVKWDKEAADIHKALMQIGQVVANAGGDYMGGDKKAASYFA; this comes from the coding sequence ATGGGCATGAACTCGGGCGACGAGCTCGTAGTCAAGTACGACGGCCTCGACGTGGCGGCGACCACGCTGGGCAACCAGGCCAAGAAGCTCGAAGAGGACCTTCGGGAGATCAAGACGGCCATGGCCACCGTCGCCGCCGGCTGGGAGGGCGAGGCGCACAACGCCTACGTCCAGGAGCAGGTGAAGTGGGACAAGGAGGCCGCCGACATCCACAAGGCCCTGATGCAGATCGGCCAGGTCGTGGCCAACGCGGGCGGCGACTACATGGGCGGCGACAAGAAGGCCGCCAGCTACTTCGCCTGA
- a CDS encoding S8 family serine peptidase, whose translation MTARTIEARSARRGFGTAAALVALTAGFVGAAPAAHAADAQSMQWYLDAMNAEEIWKTSTGKGITVAVIDSGVDPSTPSLKGQVLKGWDAAEAEGDETDDRTGHGTTMAELIVGTGAGGGVKGLAPGAKVIPYRVSDTELQNKEKVNAFDQQEAIRAAADSDARIINMSFGSDFYISPIREAVKYAQEKGKLVFASAGNAATDGNKKHYPAAYPEAIAVAATGKDGKVGDFSNNGDYVDLAAPGANIPGYCDKSLTRYCDQRGTSHATAIASASAALIWSKNPDWTANQVLRVMFESAGRGEDWKEGTVSNYLGHGIVRPGAHINRGVGAPGDPDISPLTNTKVGGKGGTAGGDASSATPDPSAPASSQAPEDKSGDDAVVAGSSTESDDSGLPVWAIGAAAVVVLAGGAFAVVRKRRSA comes from the coding sequence GCGGCGGGGGTTCGGCACCGCGGCTGCGCTGGTGGCGCTGACGGCAGGATTCGTCGGCGCCGCCCCCGCGGCACACGCCGCTGATGCGCAGTCGATGCAGTGGTACCTGGATGCCATGAACGCGGAGGAGATCTGGAAGACCTCCACGGGCAAGGGCATCACCGTGGCCGTCATCGACTCGGGAGTCGACCCGTCCACCCCGTCCCTGAAGGGGCAGGTGCTCAAGGGATGGGATGCTGCCGAGGCCGAGGGCGACGAGACCGACGATCGCACCGGACACGGTACGACCATGGCGGAGCTCATCGTGGGAACCGGAGCGGGCGGTGGAGTCAAGGGCCTCGCGCCCGGTGCCAAGGTCATTCCCTACCGCGTCAGCGACACCGAGCTGCAGAACAAGGAGAAGGTGAACGCCTTCGACCAGCAGGAGGCGATCAGGGCTGCCGCCGATAGCGATGCTCGCATCATCAACATGTCGTTCGGCAGCGACTTCTATATCTCGCCCATCCGTGAGGCGGTCAAGTACGCGCAGGAGAAGGGCAAGCTCGTCTTCGCCTCTGCGGGCAACGCAGCCACGGACGGCAACAAGAAGCATTACCCGGCTGCTTATCCGGAAGCCATCGCCGTGGCCGCGACTGGCAAGGACGGAAAGGTCGGGGACTTCTCCAACAACGGCGACTACGTCGACCTCGCCGCACCGGGTGCCAACATCCCCGGCTACTGCGACAAGAGCCTGACCCGCTACTGCGACCAGCGGGGCACAAGCCACGCCACCGCCATCGCCTCCGCCTCCGCCGCCCTCATCTGGTCCAAGAACCCCGACTGGACGGCCAACCAGGTCCTCCGTGTCATGTTCGAGTCCGCCGGACGCGGCGAGGACTGGAAGGAAGGCACGGTCAGCAACTACCTCGGGCACGGCATCGTCCGCCCGGGAGCCCACATCAACCGCGGCGTGGGCGCCCCCGGTGACCCGGACATCAGCCCGCTGACCAACACCAAGGTCGGCGGCAAGGGAGGCACCGCCGGCGGCGACGCCTCCTCCGCCACACCCGACCCGTCTGCACCAGCTTCGTCACAAGCCCCGGAGGACAAGTCCGGTGACGACGCCGTCGTGGCAGGCTCCTCCACGGAGTCGGACGACAGCGGCCTGCCGGTCTGGGCCATCGGCGCCGCCGCCGTCGTGGTGCTCGCGGGCGGAGCGTTCGCCGTCGTACGCAAGCGCCGCAGCGCCTGA